The Leucobacter chromiiresistens genome has a window encoding:
- a CDS encoding arsenate reductase ArsC has translation MTDTNKPSVLFVCVHNAGRSQMAAGFLRDIAGDRIEVRSAGSMPADQINPMAVAAMAELGIDITSEQPKVLTTEAVQASDVVITMGCGDACPFFPGKRYEDWKLDDPAGQDLDSVRPIRDEIRIRISQLVSELV, from the coding sequence ATGACTGACACCAATAAGCCCTCCGTACTGTTCGTCTGTGTCCATAACGCTGGTCGGTCCCAGATGGCCGCAGGATTCCTGCGCGACATCGCCGGAGACCGCATCGAGGTTCGATCGGCCGGCTCGATGCCAGCCGATCAAATCAACCCAATGGCCGTCGCCGCGATGGCGGAACTCGGTATCGACATCACTTCTGAGCAGCCCAAAGTACTCACCACAGAAGCGGTACAGGCCTCTGACGTTGTTATCACAATGGGCTGCGGTGACGCCTGCCCGTTCTTCCCCGGGAAACGTTACGAGGACTGGAAGCTTGATGATCCGGCCGGGCAGGATCTTGACTCAGTACGACCCATCCGTGACGAGATCCGTATACGTATCAGTCAGCTTGTGAGTGAATTGGTGTAG
- a CDS encoding DUF262 domain-containing protein: MSQNEFLQYEASGIAALLRTRTLSVPAYQRSYSWMTVSKSATERDTSIDKQQVVEFWDDLHSSFINQVSYFLGTVVLAGNDQDGLGRKSVIDGQQRLATASLLLAAIRNRYHSGGETNDGNSTQQEFLGKYDKRARADLPKLILNSEDRDYYQRHIIQGENGVEPSNFSQRLLSEAYDFLQRKVNAFADSYGPDWALKLGELETWLDESVQVVAIVVATEADAFMIFETLNDRGADLTIADLLKNFLFSQSGARLDEVQAGWLATLSNLGIDKVGNRLFTTFARHLLSSKFGLVREREVYGKLKGVVTDPDSAVKFTQELKDASRLYYAIIRSDSDYWSEFAGSVGSAADILADLKVERYRPLVLAALTTFDAKEIERFVPTLVSWSIRMLSSGNLSGGVAEAAFCDAAVEIRRGRVTTTEDILTKTKVGALVPSDAVFQAGFAAWRTTPKLSRYLLRSLELTERGDTEPELIVNDDVDLVNLEHVLPKNAKDADWPSFSLEDRRSFVDRVGNHVLLKKGVNDRIGNKGWPVKKSVLTSSVLHLTSQAGAESDWTSSVIETRQQKLAVLAVATWPKLPR, translated from the coding sequence ATGTCGCAGAATGAGTTTCTCCAATATGAGGCATCTGGGATTGCCGCCTTGCTGCGTACCCGCACGCTGTCCGTACCGGCATACCAACGGTCTTACTCATGGATGACTGTTTCGAAGTCTGCGACTGAACGCGACACAAGTATCGACAAGCAGCAGGTGGTCGAGTTCTGGGACGATCTGCACAGTAGCTTCATTAACCAAGTCAGCTACTTCTTGGGCACGGTCGTACTGGCGGGGAACGACCAAGATGGTCTCGGTCGCAAGAGCGTTATTGATGGTCAGCAGCGCCTCGCTACGGCATCTTTGCTCTTGGCTGCTATCCGCAACCGTTACCACTCGGGGGGAGAAACGAACGACGGGAACTCCACGCAACAGGAGTTTCTCGGTAAGTATGACAAACGCGCTCGAGCGGATCTTCCAAAGCTCATCCTCAACTCCGAAGATCGTGATTACTACCAGCGACACATTATTCAAGGCGAAAACGGCGTCGAACCATCGAACTTCAGCCAGCGTCTCCTGAGCGAGGCGTACGACTTTCTGCAGCGCAAAGTAAATGCTTTTGCAGACAGCTACGGACCGGACTGGGCATTGAAACTCGGCGAACTCGAAACTTGGTTGGACGAGAGCGTCCAAGTCGTGGCAATTGTGGTCGCCACTGAAGCCGATGCGTTCATGATTTTCGAAACTCTGAATGATCGGGGAGCCGATCTGACAATCGCCGACCTGCTGAAGAATTTTCTCTTCAGTCAGTCGGGAGCCAGATTGGATGAGGTTCAGGCCGGTTGGCTCGCCACATTGAGCAATCTCGGAATCGACAAGGTCGGAAACCGGCTGTTCACGACATTTGCTCGACACTTGCTCAGCTCTAAGTTCGGCCTAGTGCGAGAACGAGAGGTTTACGGAAAATTGAAGGGGGTCGTTACCGATCCGGATTCGGCAGTAAAGTTCACCCAAGAACTGAAGGACGCTTCGCGACTTTACTACGCGATCATCCGATCAGATAGCGACTATTGGTCCGAGTTTGCCGGATCCGTTGGCAGTGCAGCCGATATCCTGGCGGACCTAAAGGTCGAGCGATACCGGCCTTTGGTTTTAGCCGCGCTCACGACTTTTGATGCGAAAGAGATCGAACGCTTTGTGCCGACACTCGTTTCGTGGTCCATACGAATGCTGTCCTCCGGCAATTTGAGCGGTGGTGTAGCTGAGGCAGCGTTTTGCGACGCAGCAGTCGAAATCCGGCGAGGCCGGGTCACAACAACAGAAGACATTTTGACGAAGACAAAGGTGGGAGCGCTCGTTCCCTCCGATGCTGTATTTCAGGCCGGATTCGCGGCCTGGCGGACGACGCCTAAATTGTCTAGGTACCTGCTTCGCTCGCTTGAACTCACTGAAAGAGGTGACACGGAACCCGAACTCATCGTGAATGACGACGTAGATCTTGTAAACCTCGAGCATGTGCTCCCTAAGAACGCTAAAGACGCCGATTGGCCGTCCTTCTCACTCGAGGACCGTCGGAGTTTTGTTGATCGGGTTGGAAATCATGTCCTGCTGAAGAAGGGTGTGAATGACCGGATCGGGAATAAGGGTTGGCCAGTGAAGAAATCCGTCTTGACGTCGTCGGTGCTCCACCTCACCAGTCAAGCTGGGGCCGAATCCGATTGGACGTCCTCCGTCATAGAGACACGGCAGCAAAAGCTAGCTGTACTCGCGGTGGCGACGTGGCCCAAATTGCCTCGTTAG
- a CDS encoding DsbA family protein encodes MEKSIRPSFWGPLSTSTKAAIISVPAVLLVAAIAIFWTILSRPEPVALPTGDKAARTLAEDSHYLDSAGPDAPTVVEFLDFEGEACGALYPYIEQMREKYDGRINYVVRYFPLNGHFNSMNAAIAVEAAAEQGKYEDMFHLMFKTQKQWGEGRESEAERFRGYAEQIGLDMERFDNAVAAPDTKARVQKDFDAGEALGVTGTPTFFLDGETIELTGPEDLPNALDAALSAE; translated from the coding sequence TTGGAGAAATCGATTCGCCCATCTTTTTGGGGACCGCTCAGTACGTCGACCAAAGCTGCGATCATCTCCGTGCCAGCAGTGTTGCTTGTTGCAGCCATCGCAATTTTTTGGACCATACTCAGTCGCCCCGAACCCGTTGCGTTGCCGACCGGCGACAAAGCGGCTCGAACGCTCGCCGAAGACTCCCACTATTTGGACTCAGCGGGACCGGATGCGCCCACCGTCGTCGAGTTCCTGGATTTCGAGGGCGAGGCCTGCGGTGCTCTCTACCCATACATTGAGCAAATGCGTGAGAAGTACGACGGCCGAATTAACTACGTCGTCCGGTACTTCCCCCTCAATGGTCACTTCAACTCCATGAACGCCGCCATCGCGGTTGAAGCTGCAGCCGAGCAAGGCAAGTACGAGGATATGTTCCATCTCATGTTCAAAACACAGAAGCAATGGGGGGAAGGCCGTGAGTCCGAGGCCGAACGATTCCGAGGGTACGCCGAGCAGATCGGCCTCGATATGGAACGGTTTGATAATGCGGTTGCGGCCCCTGATACGAAGGCTCGAGTCCAAAAAGACTTCGACGCAGGTGAAGCCCTCGGTGTGACAGGCACCCCGACCTTCTTCCTCGACGGGGAAACGATCGAGCTCACAGGCCCAGAGGACCTACCCAACGCGCTCGATGCTGCGCTCTCGGCGGAGTAG
- a CDS encoding DUF305 domain-containing protein, whose translation MKTRTAATAAITLTAMLALAGCAGNTDTSSDMTEMDHGSTSSSETATTEANEADTMFASMMIEHHSQAIEMSDTILSKDGIDERVVSLAGEIKDAQAPEIQQLESWLEDWGADTSEMGSMDHGAGMMSETDMQALDEATGAEASRLFLEQMIEHHRGAIDMAQDEVDNGSNPDAVALGQKIIDDQTGEIQKMEEILASL comes from the coding sequence ATGAAAACTCGTACCGCGGCGACCGCCGCGATCACACTTACTGCCATGCTCGCCCTCGCTGGCTGTGCCGGAAACACCGACACAAGTAGTGACATGACCGAGATGGACCACGGGAGCACCAGTAGCTCAGAAACCGCAACCACGGAAGCAAACGAAGCAGACACCATGTTTGCCAGCATGATGATCGAACACCACAGCCAGGCGATCGAAATGTCCGACACCATACTCAGCAAAGATGGTATTGATGAGCGGGTCGTCTCGCTCGCAGGCGAGATAAAAGATGCCCAGGCACCAGAAATCCAACAGCTGGAAAGCTGGCTTGAAGATTGGGGTGCCGACACCTCGGAAATGGGAAGCATGGATCATGGTGCCGGCATGATGTCCGAGACGGACATGCAGGCCCTCGACGAGGCGACGGGCGCGGAAGCCTCACGACTATTCCTTGAGCAGATGATCGAGCATCACCGTGGCGCGATCGATATGGCTCAGGATGAAGTTGACAATGGATCCAACCCGGATGCCGTTGCGTTAGGGCAGAAAATCATCGACGACCAAACAGGTGAGATTCAGAAGATGGAAGAGATTCTCGCGTCTCTATAG
- a CDS encoding DUF6153 family protein has translation MEVHMTVVVTMGPVRDSRSRVRALFKMVAITVGVIAGLLAMHSFNSHLVPARHSATVETQNIVGFAHPGADEAASDSDPAGTPSHGCMNCTGSVTWMECALALLLTVALFIGSRLSWRTSVSREGNSARVSRWKAHIRPLPPPSLEALGISRT, from the coding sequence ATGGAGGTGCACATGACTGTGGTCGTCACGATGGGACCTGTACGTGATTCGCGTTCGCGAGTTCGTGCACTCTTCAAAATGGTCGCCATCACGGTCGGAGTGATCGCGGGACTTCTCGCGATGCACTCTTTTAATTCGCACCTCGTGCCTGCTCGGCACAGTGCCACTGTGGAAACGCAGAACATTGTCGGGTTCGCCCACCCTGGTGCCGATGAAGCGGCGTCGGACAGTGACCCTGCAGGTACTCCTTCACACGGATGTATGAATTGCACTGGCAGCGTTACTTGGATGGAATGTGCTCTCGCGCTCCTCCTCACTGTCGCACTCTTCATTGGAAGCCGTTTGAGCTGGCGCACCAGTGTGTCCCGAGAAGGAAATAGCGCGCGCGTCTCGCGATGGAAAGCCCACATCCGACCCCTTCCGCCGCCTTCGTTGGAGGCGCTCGGAATCAGTCGAACTTGA
- a CDS encoding heavy metal translocating P-type ATPase → MSQLDPEQSEPADHGALPSDASTSGNTPGHMTHEHVSHRDQAPAAGHSEHGHSDHGGHAGHGDHVAGFRKLFWLMLILAVPVVGFSTMFSMLLGYSLPETQWVSWVSPLLGTVMYVWGGAPFLTGAVSELRARKPGMMLLIALAITVAFLASWGASLGILHHELDFWWELALLIVIMLLGHWIEMRSLAQTTSALDSLAALLPDEAEKVEGQSTITIAPEDLEVGDVVVVRPGGRVPADGRVIQGSASMNESMITGESHPVRRSVGDQVVAGTVATDSGIRVEITAVGQDTALAGIQKLVSEAQNSSSRAQRLADRASAWLFWFALIAAAITALVWTVVGLPDAAVIRTITVLVIACPHALGLAIPLVVSIATERAARGGVLVKDRLALESMRTIDTVLFDKTGTLTEGAPAVTAVHPTGQLDSDALLVLAAAAENDSEHPLARAIVNAAKVKELAIPNATDFESSPAVGVRARVDGRIVQVGGPYLLQQEHVEELPIAELWRKEGAIILHVLIEGEVAGALRLADQIRPESLAAVTALRDRGVDVVMITGDAEAVAATVSTDIGIDRYFAGVRPEDKASKVKELQNEGRKVAMVGDGVNDAPALAQADVGIAIGAGTDVAIASAGVILASDDPRSVVSVIELSRASYRKMKQNLWWAAGYNLISVPLAAGILAPIGFVLPMSIGAILMSLSTIVVALNAQLLRRLDLRPEAVARKQLAS, encoded by the coding sequence ATGAGTCAGCTCGACCCTGAACAAAGCGAACCAGCAGACCACGGCGCTCTTCCAAGTGACGCTTCCACGTCAGGGAATACCCCTGGCCACATGACGCACGAGCATGTTAGCCACCGGGATCAGGCTCCTGCAGCCGGTCACTCCGAGCACGGACATTCGGATCACGGAGGCCACGCGGGTCACGGAGATCACGTCGCAGGGTTTCGGAAACTGTTCTGGCTCATGCTCATCCTCGCGGTGCCCGTCGTGGGATTTTCCACGATGTTCTCAATGCTTCTGGGCTATTCGCTGCCGGAGACTCAGTGGGTGAGCTGGGTATCCCCTCTCCTTGGTACCGTCATGTATGTATGGGGCGGCGCCCCATTCCTCACGGGCGCTGTCAGCGAGCTTCGCGCCCGCAAACCGGGGATGATGCTCCTCATCGCTCTGGCAATCACTGTCGCTTTCCTCGCTTCCTGGGGTGCAAGCCTCGGAATACTGCACCACGAGCTGGACTTCTGGTGGGAGCTGGCGCTACTGATCGTCATCATGCTTCTAGGCCACTGGATTGAGATGCGATCTCTCGCTCAGACCACTTCTGCGCTCGATTCGCTGGCCGCGCTTCTTCCTGACGAAGCGGAGAAGGTCGAAGGGCAGAGCACCATCACCATCGCTCCCGAGGATCTCGAAGTTGGCGATGTCGTCGTGGTCCGCCCGGGAGGGCGTGTACCTGCCGATGGGCGAGTCATTCAAGGTTCCGCCAGCATGAACGAGTCGATGATCACTGGCGAATCTCACCCAGTTCGTCGCAGCGTCGGGGACCAGGTCGTTGCCGGCACCGTTGCAACCGATTCAGGCATTCGTGTTGAAATTACGGCGGTAGGACAAGACACCGCGCTTGCCGGTATCCAGAAACTTGTTTCTGAAGCGCAAAACTCGTCGTCTCGGGCGCAGCGACTAGCCGACCGCGCCTCTGCATGGTTGTTCTGGTTCGCTCTCATCGCAGCAGCAATTACCGCACTCGTGTGGACCGTGGTTGGTTTACCTGATGCTGCGGTGATTCGCACGATCACTGTCTTGGTGATCGCATGCCCTCACGCCCTTGGCCTCGCGATTCCTTTGGTGGTCTCCATTGCCACTGAGCGAGCTGCACGAGGAGGCGTCCTCGTGAAAGACAGGCTCGCCCTGGAAAGCATGCGGACGATCGATACGGTGCTGTTTGATAAGACGGGAACCCTTACCGAGGGCGCGCCTGCTGTAACGGCTGTCCACCCGACGGGGCAGCTCGACTCAGATGCACTGCTGGTCCTCGCGGCGGCAGCAGAAAACGATTCTGAGCACCCTCTCGCTCGCGCAATCGTGAACGCAGCGAAGGTAAAAGAGCTCGCAATCCCGAACGCCACTGACTTTGAGTCTTCGCCGGCTGTCGGCGTCCGAGCTCGAGTCGATGGTCGCATCGTGCAGGTCGGCGGCCCCTACCTGTTGCAGCAGGAACATGTAGAGGAACTTCCCATTGCTGAACTGTGGCGAAAAGAAGGGGCGATCATCCTGCATGTTCTCATCGAGGGAGAAGTGGCCGGCGCTCTGCGGCTTGCCGATCAAATTCGGCCCGAGTCTCTTGCCGCCGTCACCGCTCTGAGAGATCGCGGCGTTGACGTCGTGATGATCACTGGCGACGCCGAAGCCGTCGCCGCGACTGTATCAACGGATATCGGTATTGATCGTTACTTCGCAGGCGTACGGCCCGAAGACAAAGCCTCCAAAGTGAAAGAACTGCAAAACGAAGGACGCAAAGTTGCCATGGTCGGAGATGGCGTAAATGATGCACCAGCTCTCGCCCAAGCCGACGTCGGAATCGCTATCGGTGCTGGCACCGATGTAGCGATTGCATCAGCCGGAGTGATTCTCGCAAGCGATGACCCCCGGTCAGTGGTGTCAGTCATCGAGTTGTCGCGTGCAAGCTATCGCAAAATGAAACAAAACCTGTGGTGGGCGGCCGGATACAACCTCATTTCTGTTCCACTCGCTGCTGGCATCCTCGCCCCTATCGGGTTCGTGCTTCCGATGTCGATAGGCGCCATCCTCATGTCACTTTCCACGATTGTTGTGGCCCTGAACGCCCAACTACTGCGCCGTCTGGACCTCCGCCCAGAAGCAGTTGCCAGAAAGCAACTCGCGAGCTAG
- a CDS encoding heavy-metal-associated domain-containing protein, protein MIDSFDAPQVAIISGSACCATPVTSDTTRATTAEVTNKILVSGMTCSHCVASVTEELTGISNVESVSVELNAGGISRVTLQATAPVDAAAIQGAIENIGYSVENPLDLAVGYSDNENA, encoded by the coding sequence ATGATTGACAGTTTCGATGCCCCGCAGGTGGCCATCATTTCGGGCTCCGCTTGTTGTGCGACGCCGGTCACCTCCGATACCACTCGTGCAACGACGGCCGAAGTGACCAACAAGATTCTCGTATCCGGCATGACTTGTTCCCACTGCGTTGCAAGCGTGACCGAAGAACTCACGGGTATCAGCAATGTCGAGAGCGTTTCTGTCGAGCTCAACGCCGGCGGTATTTCGCGGGTCACTCTCCAAGCCACGGCCCCGGTCGACGCTGCCGCGATTCAAGGGGCTATCGAGAACATTGGATATTCCGTTGAAAACCCGCTTGATCTAGCAGTCGGGTATTCCGACAATGAGAACGCCTGA
- a CDS encoding metal-sensitive transcriptional regulator — MNGYEQNKDDLQKRLRRVEGQVRGIARMVDDDKYCIDILTQVSAATKALETVALSLLGDHLSHCVAEASAEGGQVAADKIREAQDAIARLVRS; from the coding sequence GTGAACGGCTACGAACAGAACAAGGATGACTTGCAGAAGCGATTGCGTCGCGTCGAAGGCCAGGTACGCGGAATCGCGCGGATGGTTGACGACGACAAATACTGCATCGACATTCTGACGCAAGTCTCAGCCGCGACGAAAGCGCTTGAAACCGTCGCCCTATCGCTCCTCGGCGACCACCTCAGCCACTGCGTTGCTGAGGCAAGCGCAGAAGGCGGCCAAGTAGCTGCCGACAAGATCCGTGAAGCTCAGGACGCAATCGCACGATTGGTCCGTTCCTAA
- a CDS encoding M23 family metallopeptidase produces MTPLPAWNISTKDTSFTGLSTDADETSHSGLPTKRSWKRIVSAASSFVCVGALLTATLFPLNSSAAEPLTTQASIQPQKLFSEEDAGPVADALQAVSIKTIPLPPNVTAEKGLVDASSLSDSSVRYPFDEQWPNTDSFGYRTEPVAQFHDAQDIGAPGGTSIRAIASGVVLEAGFATDGCGFGLKLQHNINGQDLTSRYCHMEANSHSYQVGDTVKIGDEAGRVGNTGMSFGPHLHLALRLNGEPIDPLPYIQANEK; encoded by the coding sequence ATGACACCGCTCCCTGCCTGGAATATCAGCACCAAAGACACCTCATTCACCGGTCTTTCGACCGATGCCGATGAAACCTCTCATTCGGGGTTACCGACGAAACGCTCCTGGAAACGTATCGTCTCTGCGGCCTCATCATTTGTTTGTGTGGGAGCACTGCTCACTGCCACCCTCTTCCCATTGAACAGCTCAGCCGCCGAGCCCCTCACCACCCAGGCATCGATACAACCACAGAAATTGTTCAGTGAAGAAGACGCTGGACCCGTAGCGGATGCCTTGCAAGCAGTCTCCATCAAGACCATCCCCCTGCCGCCGAACGTAACCGCCGAGAAAGGGCTGGTCGACGCGAGTTCGCTCTCTGACTCATCCGTGCGATACCCCTTCGATGAGCAGTGGCCAAATACCGATAGTTTCGGCTATCGCACCGAGCCCGTCGCGCAATTCCACGACGCCCAGGACATTGGAGCGCCAGGAGGCACATCAATTCGGGCGATCGCGAGTGGTGTCGTCTTGGAGGCTGGGTTTGCAACTGACGGTTGCGGATTCGGCCTCAAGCTGCAGCACAACATCAATGGGCAAGACCTCACGAGCCGGTACTGCCACATGGAAGCCAACTCGCACTCCTATCAGGTCGGCGACACGGTCAAGATAGGTGATGAAGCCGGTCGAGTCGGAAACACCGGCATGTCCTTCGGACCTCATTTGCACCTTGCCCTGCGATTGAACGGCGAACCCATCGATCCGCTCCCGTACATCCAAGCGAACGAAAAGTGA